A segment of the Deltaproteobacteria bacterium genome:
TTTCAGCGAGGCTATCCAGCACCTTGCTAATGCCGAAACTGCGCACGCCAGGGTCATCTATAACATCCTCGCCCAGGCTGGAAAGGAGATGCAACCCTTTGAAGAGCTCTTTGCCAGCCTTGACGGCGAAATCCTCGAAGGCGGTGCTACCTTAGCCGAAGTTCTCAATACACTGGAGGCAGTGGCAGAGGACCAGTGTCTCCGCCTTCTGGAGATGGCACTCGACATTGAATATTCAGCCTTTGATCTGTATCGCACTGTGGCAGAAGAGGTTGACAACCGGGAGACTCGAGCCGCCTTTCTCAAGATTGCCCAGGCTGAAAAAGAACACATGCGTAGCATTGCCAGAGCACTGGCCGAGTGCCCGCAGCCAAATCCAAACGCCTTATGAATGGAGGAGTCCATGGAACAGAAAGCCTTTCAAGATTACTATCCGGATCAGCTGAGCTACTGCTATGGTTGCGGCCGTCTTAATGATCACGGGCTGCAGATCAAGAGTTACTGGGATGGTGAGGAAGCTGTAGCCACCTTCAAGCCAAAACCATACCACACCGCCATTCCAGGCTTCGTCTATGGCGGACTGATCGCCTCGCTCATTGATTGCCATGCCACTGGCACCGCGGCCGCAGCCTCCTATCGCGCCGAAGGCAGAGATATGGATACAGAGCCGCCGTTCCGCTTTGTCACCGCCTCCCTGCACGTTGACTACCTGCAGCCAACTCCCATCGATGCCCTGTTAGAGCTGAGAGCCAGAGTCGAAGAACTCAAGGGGCGCAAGGTTGTGGTGGCGGTCACCCTGTCCGCAAGAGGAGAACTTTGTGCTCGAGGACGAGTGGTAACCGTGCAAATGCCTGAGAATTTCATCAAACAGGACAATTGATTTTATCCTGGCCTTCGAAGGGGGCTCCATGAGTTCTGACCTGTATCGCCGGTTGGCAGTACATCTGGACAATCTCAGTACATCTGGACAATCTGCCAGGTGGCTTTCCTTCTACAGATAGTGGAGTTGAGCTGCGCATCCTGAAAAAGCTTTTCACTCCTGAGCAGGCGCAGCTGGCCCTGCACCTGACTGTCATTCCCGAGGAAGCCCGCGTGATTGCCCGCCGTGCTGGTTTGTCCAGCAAAGAGGCAGCCAC
Coding sequences within it:
- a CDS encoding PaaI family thioesterase: MEQKAFQDYYPDQLSYCYGCGRLNDHGLQIKSYWDGEEAVATFKPKPYHTAIPGFVYGGLIASLIDCHATGTAAAASYRAEGRDMDTEPPFRFVTASLHVDYLQPTPIDALLELRARVEELKGRKVVVAVTLSARGELCARGRVVTVQMPENFIKQDN